One part of the Streptomyces nigra genome encodes these proteins:
- a CDS encoding DUF6643 family protein: MTSPRSTYGGGYYSAAFPDTPIYDSLVAERGTPQIAPIRVPAAYDSPGSHLPALPSALPALPAAPSQPSYGYPQAPQPAPLQQAPAAYIPQQAAPRGYPGPQAPQQPRPVAPGGMGYEAMRPAAPRPAPQQYQDPYNNQQQYRGY; the protein is encoded by the coding sequence ATGACCTCCCCCCGCTCCACGTATGGCGGCGGCTACTACTCCGCTGCCTTCCCGGACACCCCGATCTACGACTCGCTCGTGGCCGAGCGGGGCACCCCGCAGATCGCCCCGATCCGGGTCCCCGCCGCGTACGACAGCCCGGGCAGCCATCTGCCGGCCCTGCCGTCCGCGCTGCCCGCCCTCCCGGCGGCGCCGTCCCAGCCCTCCTACGGTTATCCGCAGGCACCGCAGCCCGCACCGCTGCAGCAGGCGCCCGCGGCCTACATCCCGCAGCAGGCCGCCCCGCGCGGGTACCCCGGTCCGCAGGCTCCGCAGCAGCCGCGCCCGGTGGCCCCGGGCGGCATGGGCTACGAGGCGATGCGCCCCGCGGCTCCCCGGCCCGCCCCGCAGCAGTACCAGGACCCGTACAACAACCAGCAGCAGTACCGCGGCTACTGA
- a CDS encoding MOSC domain-containing protein: MGHPQLQSIHVHPVKAFRSIELREAVVEPWGLAGDRRWALIDAGAKVVTQRRHPRLTRAAAELLPGGGVRLSAPGMEPLTVAVPRASDTVPTDVFGDKVETVPADGDAAHTWCSTYLGAPMRLVHLDSPATRRPVDPEYAQPGETVSLADGYPLLLTTTASLDALNSLVARGEHAAEGPLPMNRFRPNVVVSGTDAWAEDDWSRVAIGDVTFRVAKVCGRCTVTTTDQRTGERGKEPLHTLARHRRMRGKLVFGQNLVPLGPGTIRTGDPVRVLG, from the coding sequence ATGGGACACCCGCAGCTGCAGTCGATCCACGTCCACCCGGTCAAGGCGTTCCGGAGCATCGAACTCCGGGAAGCCGTCGTGGAGCCCTGGGGGCTGGCCGGAGACCGGCGCTGGGCGCTGATCGACGCGGGGGCGAAGGTCGTGACACAGCGCAGACACCCGCGCCTGACGCGCGCCGCCGCCGAGCTTCTGCCCGGCGGCGGCGTCCGTCTGTCCGCGCCCGGCATGGAGCCCTTGACGGTGGCCGTGCCGCGCGCCTCGGACACCGTGCCGACGGACGTGTTCGGGGACAAGGTGGAGACGGTCCCCGCCGACGGCGACGCCGCGCACACCTGGTGCAGCACCTACCTCGGCGCTCCGATGCGCCTCGTCCACCTGGACTCCCCCGCGACCCGCCGACCCGTCGACCCGGAGTACGCGCAGCCCGGCGAGACCGTGAGCCTCGCCGACGGCTATCCGCTGCTGCTCACCACCACGGCCTCGCTCGACGCCCTCAACTCCCTGGTCGCGCGCGGCGAGCACGCCGCCGAGGGCCCGCTGCCCATGAACCGCTTCCGGCCGAACGTCGTCGTCTCCGGCACGGACGCCTGGGCCGAGGACGACTGGAGCCGCGTCGCCATCGGGGACGTCACCTTCCGGGTCGCCAAGGTGTGCGGACGCTGCACGGTCACCACCACCGACCAGCGCACCGGCGAGCGTGGCAAGGAGCCCCTGCACACCCTCGCCCGGCACCGGCGTATGCGGGGCAAGCTGGTGTTCGGCCAGAATCTGGTCCCCCTCGGCCCGGGCACGATCCGGACCGGCGACCCGGTCCGGGTCCTCGGCTGA
- a CDS encoding Rv1733c family protein, giving the protein MRAITGLWRWRHNPLRRRTDVAEGWIALLALLLIVVAAPTAGSVVGGLAQESLQESVRQQRASRHQVWATVVRKLDGTRLDADPETTTGRGIRARVLADWTTADGTARRGAVTVDLLSPDPGTRFPLWIDRRGRAVAPPLDSATASTHAVIAGFGAALLAIALIEAARRLIVWRMVRRRYLSWDRAWDKAGPDWGRTGAGS; this is encoded by the coding sequence ATGCGGGCGATCACGGGTCTGTGGCGCTGGCGGCACAATCCGCTGCGCCGCCGGACCGATGTGGCCGAGGGCTGGATCGCCCTGCTGGCGCTGCTGCTGATCGTCGTCGCCGCGCCCACGGCCGGCTCCGTGGTCGGCGGCCTCGCCCAGGAGTCCCTCCAGGAGTCCGTACGGCAGCAGCGCGCGTCGCGGCACCAGGTGTGGGCGACCGTGGTCCGCAAGCTCGACGGGACACGGCTCGACGCCGACCCCGAGACCACCACGGGACGCGGTATACGGGCCCGCGTCCTGGCCGACTGGACCACCGCGGACGGCACCGCGCGCCGGGGCGCGGTCACGGTCGACCTGCTCAGTCCCGACCCGGGCACGCGTTTCCCGCTGTGGATCGACCGCCGGGGCCGGGCCGTGGCCCCGCCGCTGGACTCGGCGACGGCGTCGACGCACGCCGTGATCGCCGGGTTCGGCGCCGCGCTGCTCGCGATCGCCCTGATAGAGGCCGCCAGACGGCTGATCGTCTGGCGTATGGTCCGCCGCCGGTACCTGAGTTGGGACCGGGCCTGGGACAAGGCGGGCCCCGACTGGGGCCGTACCGGCGCCGGCAGCTGA